One genomic segment of Arthrobacter sp. Marseille-P9274 includes these proteins:
- a CDS encoding GNAT family N-acetyltransferase has product MPLFEPLSLVGKYVRLQPLRMSHMPELEDAVRDGELWNLWYTRVPSPETMELEIRQRLEKQEEGSMLPFTVRRLADDVVLGMTTFCNIDAATPRVEIGYTWNRASTQGTGTNPDSKLLLMTHAFETLGCRAVEFRTHWMNHQSRAAIERLGAKQDGVLRNHTKMPDGTLRDTVVYSVLDSEWPIVRRGLHARLEKVGPSGTPRAGVGSRA; this is encoded by the coding sequence ATGCCCTTGTTTGAACCGCTGTCCCTGGTCGGCAAGTACGTCCGGCTGCAGCCGCTGCGGATGAGCCACATGCCGGAGCTGGAGGACGCCGTCCGCGACGGAGAGCTGTGGAATCTCTGGTACACGCGGGTGCCCTCCCCGGAAACCATGGAGCTGGAGATCCGGCAGCGCCTCGAGAAGCAGGAGGAGGGCTCCATGCTGCCGTTCACCGTACGGCGCCTGGCCGACGACGTCGTACTGGGCATGACGACCTTCTGCAACATCGACGCCGCGACACCGCGGGTAGAGATCGGCTACACCTGGAACCGGGCCAGCACCCAGGGCACCGGGACCAACCCGGACAGCAAGCTGCTCCTCATGACGCATGCGTTTGAAACGCTGGGCTGCCGCGCCGTGGAGTTCCGCACGCACTGGATGAACCACCAGTCCCGCGCAGCGATCGAACGCCTCGGCGCCAAGCAGGACGGCGTGCTGCGCAACCACACCAAAATGCCGGATGGCACCCTGCGGGACACCGTGGTCTACTCCGTGCTGGACAGTGAATGGCCGATAGTCCGGCGCGGGCTGCACGCGCGGCTGGAGAAGGTCGGTCCGTCCGGTACGCCGCGGGCCGGCGTCGGGAGCCGGGCCTGA
- a CDS encoding tyrosine-protein phosphatase — protein sequence MGAGPDSINRVHWEGAVNARRIAGDIYGMGRAEWLTEAGWRQMYDDGVRTIVDLRNDGERSRRETDPDVPPEARSLFTLLNCPTEEPDHEEFRRLAAPYMSHPRQYPDNLRLFPGNIVAIARVLAEAEGAVVVHCSAGRDRTGLVATLLLQLRGESAETIADHYEFGLRGINEWHRISPYRHPVERYISGPDLAAKVEETRGALVELVAELDAERYLTEHGLGQDELERLRRRLQ from the coding sequence ATGGGCGCCGGGCCGGACTCGATCAATCGGGTGCACTGGGAAGGGGCGGTCAACGCCCGCCGGATCGCCGGGGACATCTACGGCATGGGCCGCGCCGAATGGCTGACCGAGGCGGGCTGGCGGCAAATGTACGACGACGGCGTGCGCACCATCGTCGATCTGCGCAACGACGGCGAGCGGTCGCGCCGCGAGACGGATCCGGACGTGCCGCCGGAGGCCCGTTCGCTCTTCACGCTGCTGAACTGCCCCACGGAGGAGCCCGACCACGAGGAGTTCCGCCGGCTGGCCGCACCGTACATGTCGCATCCGCGGCAGTATCCGGACAACCTGCGCCTGTTCCCCGGCAATATCGTCGCCATTGCGCGGGTCCTGGCGGAGGCCGAGGGGGCCGTCGTCGTCCACTGCTCCGCCGGCCGGGACCGGACCGGGCTGGTCGCCACGCTGCTCCTGCAGCTGCGTGGAGAGTCCGCGGAAACGATCGCGGACCACTATGAGTTCGGCCTTCGCGGCATCAACGAATGGCACCGGATCAGCCCGTACCGCCACCCGGTGGAGCGCTACATCTCGGGCCCGGACCTGGCCGCCAAGGTGGAGGAGACCCGCGGCGCGCTGGTGGAGCTGGTCGCGGAGCTGGACGCCGAGCGCTACCTCACTGAGCACGGCCTGGGACAGGACGAGCTCGAGCGGCTCCGCCGCCGGCTGCAGTGA